The Thunnus thynnus chromosome 2, fThuThy2.1, whole genome shotgun sequence genome includes a region encoding these proteins:
- the prkg1l gene encoding cGMP-dependent protein kinase 1 isoform X5 produces the protein MINVHHSTYYSQASEIPQRPSDPIGIQSMHFSLQPPLSWSCDCLLSVPSPGQPRAREEHPLLHLGGYKGDLHLACRQTGTNLLRTNEKDAAYISIFCVTDTTWCLEVMGTLRDLQFALQLKIEELRQRDTLIDELELELDTKDELIRRLQEELDRYRATVSLTGPSAVGGACSAQGEDNQRAKRETVISEPFTLDPVTLAMVFHRSCDKSQESRKLIQAAFLKNDLLKNLDEGEIRAIIACMYSTTIHQGCYVIQEGTNGAQAYVVEAQTDSKLWVIDRKSYQTILTQSGLNSLSYSMELLSSVPCLQSLPEDVIMKMSDLLEETHYTEGDYIIRQGAMGDTFYIISKGQVKVTEKKPGHEELSKLSERQWFGEKALWGEDVRAVNVIAAGEVTCLLIDRETFKDIISGLVFDSGNEVLQNTESKVESDKDAALLSSSTLSDFQIICTLGVGELGHVDLVQLKSNVKCLSAMRVLKKKLILNNGQREHILREQRILMEAHCPFIVRLHKTFRDAECLYMLTEACLCGDLCSLLGDKGCLDECSTRFYTACVVEALSFLHYRGVVYRDVKPENVVLDEHGYAKLIGFRCAKKIEVGKKTWTFCGTPGYMAPEIILNKGHNISADLWSLGVFVFELLSGELPFSGFDPMKILTATIRGIDQIDFPKTISKSASSLIKKLCRSNPSERLGSQRNGAKNIQKHKWFEGFNWEGLCKGTLSPPLILKVKHLLDSSTYSHYTGDSAEPCTDWDDF, from the exons ATGATTAATGTTCACCACTCAACTTACTATTCCCAAGCCTCTGAAATACCCCAAAGACCCTCTGACCCAATTGGGATCCAGTCCATGCATTTCTCATTACAGCCACCACTGTCTTGGTCATGTGATTGCCTGCTGTCTGTGCCCAGCCCCGGCCAGCCCCGAGCAAGAGAGGAGCATCCTCTCCTTCACTTGGGTGGGTATAAAGGAGATCTGCACCTTGCATGCCGCCAAACAGGGACAAACCTATTGAGGACAAATGAGAAAGACGCTGCATATATATCTATATTCTGTG TAACAGATACCACCTGGTGTTTGGAGGTAATGGGTACGCTTCGGGACCTCCAATTTGCCCTGCAACTAAAGATTGAGGAGCTTCGCCAGAGGGACACACTAATAGATGAGTTAGAGCTGGAGTTGGATaccaaggatgaactgattcgGAGACTGCAGGAAGAACTGGATCGCTACAGAGCCACTGTCTCCCTCACAGGTCCCTCTGCAGTTGGTGGTG CTTGCTCCGCTCAAGGTGAGGACAACCAGAGAGCCAAAAGGGAGACCGTCATTTCTGAGCCCTTCACTCTGGACCCGGTGACTCTTGCCATGGTTTTCCACCGGAGCTGTGACAAAAGCCAGGA GTCTCGGAAGCTGATTCAGGCAGCGTTTCTGAagaatgacttgttgaaaaaccTCGATGAAGGAGAAATCAGAGCCATCATCGCCTGTATGTATTCCACCACCATCCATCAAGGCTGTTATGTCATTCAGGAGGGGACCAACGGGGCTCAGGCTTATGTTGTGGAAG CACAAACGGACAGCAAGCTGTGGGTTATTGACCGCAAGAGTTACCAGACCATACTTACGCAGAGCGGTCTCAACAGCCTTTCTTATTCAATGGAGCTGCTTAGCAG cGTTCCCTGTCTGCAGTCGTTGCCAGAGGATGTCATCATGAAAATGTCTGATCTCCTGGAAGAG ACACACTACACTGAAGGTGACTACATCATTCGACAAGGAGCTATGGGAGACACCTTTTATATCATTAGCAAAGGCCAG GttaaagtgacagaaaagaaGCCAGGCCATGAAGAGCTTTCTAAGCTTTCTGAGAGACAGTGGTTTGGAGAAAAAGCTCTGTGGGG AGAGGATGTTCGGGCTGTGAATGTGATTGCTGCCGGTGAAGTTACATGTTTGTTAATAGACAGAGA GACCTTCAAAGATATCATCAGTGGGTTGGTATTTGACAGTGGTAATGAGGTTCTGCAAAACACTGAATCCAAAGTCGA GTCAGACAAGGATGCTGCACTCCTCTCATCTTCCACCTTAAGTGATTTCCAGATTATTTGCACTCTGGGAGTTGGGGAGTTGGGTCACGTAGACTTG GTGCAGCTAAAGAGCAATGTCAAGTGTCTCTCTGCCATGAGGGTCCTTAAGAAGAAGCTGATTCTCAACAACGGTCAACGAGAGCACATACTGAGAGAGCAACGCATCCTAATGGAGGCTCATTGTCCGTTCATAGTCAG GCTACACAAAACCTTTAGAGATGCAGAGTGCCTCTACATGTTGACAGAGGCTTGTCTTTGTGGTGATCTTTGCAGTCTACTTGGAGATAA AGGCTGTTTGGACGAATGCAGCACCAGGTTCTACACTGCTTGTGTTGTTGAGGCCCTGAGCTTTCTTCACTATCGAGGTGTCGTCTATAGAGACGTCAAGCCTGAAAACGTTGTCCTGGACGAGCATGGTTACGCCAAACTG ATTGGCTTCAGGTGTGCAAAGAAGATTGAAGTGGGTAAGAAAACTTGGACGTTCTGTGGTACTCCAGGCTATATGGCCCCTGAAATCATCCTGAACAAAGGCCACAATATATCCGCAGACCTCTGGTCACtgggtgtttttgtgtttgaacTTCTGAGCGGCGA aCTTCCATTCAGTGGCTTTGACCCAATGAAGATTCTCACTGCGACCATTCGTGGCATCGATCAGATTGACTTCCCAAAAACCATCAGCAAAAGTGCCTCCAGCCTCATAAAGAAACTGTGCAG GAGCAATCCCTCGGAGAGATTGGGCAGTCAGAGAAACGGGGCCAAGAACATTCAGAAGCACAA ATGGTTCGAAGGATTCAACTGGGAAGGGCTTTGTAAAGGAACTTTAAGCCCACCACTCATTCTCAAA GTTAAACATCTTTTGGACAGCAGTACATACAGTCATTATACTGGAGACTCAGCTGAGCCGTGCACAGACTGGGATGATTTCTGA
- the prkg1l gene encoding cGMP-dependent protein kinase 1 isoform X1 codes for MINVHHSTYYSQASEIPQRPSDPIGIQSMHFSLQPPLSWSCDCLLSVPSPGQPRAREEHPLLHLGGYKGDLHLACRQTGTNLLRTNEKDAAYISIFCVTDTTWCLEVMGTLRDLQFALQLKIEELRQRDTLIDELELELDTKDELIRRLQEELDRYRATVSLTGPSAVGGACSAQGEDNQRAKRETVISEPFTLDPVTLAMVFHRSCDKSQESRKLIQAAFLKNDLLKNLDEGEIRAIIACMYSTTIHQGCYVIQEGTNGAQAYVVEEGRLEMTKDGLKVLTVEPEDMFGEVALLYNCTYTYSVAAQTDSKLWVIDRKSYQTILTQSGLNSLSYSMELLSSVPCLQSLPEDVIMKMSDLLEETHYTEGDYIIRQGAMGDTFYIISKGQVKVTEKKPGHEELSKLSERQWFGEKALWGEDVRAVNVIAAGEVTCLLIDRETFKDIISGLVFDSGNEVLQNTESKVESDKDAALLSSSTLSDFQIICTLGVGELGHVDLVQLKSNVKCLSAMRVLKKKLILNNGQREHILREQRILMEAHCPFIVRLHKTFRDAECLYMLTEACLCGDLCSLLGDKGCLDECSTRFYTACVVEALSFLHYRGVVYRDVKPENVVLDEHGYAKLIGFRCAKKIEVGKKTWTFCGTPGYMAPEIILNKGHNISADLWSLGVFVFELLSGELPFSGFDPMKILTATIRGIDQIDFPKTISKSASSLIKKLCRSNPSERLGSQRNGAKNIQKHKWFEGFNWEGLCKGTLSPPLILKVKHLLDSSTYSHYTGDSAEPCTDWDDF; via the exons ATGATTAATGTTCACCACTCAACTTACTATTCCCAAGCCTCTGAAATACCCCAAAGACCCTCTGACCCAATTGGGATCCAGTCCATGCATTTCTCATTACAGCCACCACTGTCTTGGTCATGTGATTGCCTGCTGTCTGTGCCCAGCCCCGGCCAGCCCCGAGCAAGAGAGGAGCATCCTCTCCTTCACTTGGGTGGGTATAAAGGAGATCTGCACCTTGCATGCCGCCAAACAGGGACAAACCTATTGAGGACAAATGAGAAAGACGCTGCATATATATCTATATTCTGTG TAACAGATACCACCTGGTGTTTGGAGGTAATGGGTACGCTTCGGGACCTCCAATTTGCCCTGCAACTAAAGATTGAGGAGCTTCGCCAGAGGGACACACTAATAGATGAGTTAGAGCTGGAGTTGGATaccaaggatgaactgattcgGAGACTGCAGGAAGAACTGGATCGCTACAGAGCCACTGTCTCCCTCACAGGTCCCTCTGCAGTTGGTGGTG CTTGCTCCGCTCAAGGTGAGGACAACCAGAGAGCCAAAAGGGAGACCGTCATTTCTGAGCCCTTCACTCTGGACCCGGTGACTCTTGCCATGGTTTTCCACCGGAGCTGTGACAAAAGCCAGGA GTCTCGGAAGCTGATTCAGGCAGCGTTTCTGAagaatgacttgttgaaaaaccTCGATGAAGGAGAAATCAGAGCCATCATCGCCTGTATGTATTCCACCACCATCCATCAAGGCTGTTATGTCATTCAGGAGGGGACCAACGGGGCTCAGGCTTATGTTGTGGAAG AAGGgaggctggaaatgacaaaagacGGACTGAAGGTGCTCACAGTTGAACCAGAAGACATGTTTGGAGAGGTGGCACTCCTCTACAACTGCACCTATACCTACTCTGTCGCAG CACAAACGGACAGCAAGCTGTGGGTTATTGACCGCAAGAGTTACCAGACCATACTTACGCAGAGCGGTCTCAACAGCCTTTCTTATTCAATGGAGCTGCTTAGCAG cGTTCCCTGTCTGCAGTCGTTGCCAGAGGATGTCATCATGAAAATGTCTGATCTCCTGGAAGAG ACACACTACACTGAAGGTGACTACATCATTCGACAAGGAGCTATGGGAGACACCTTTTATATCATTAGCAAAGGCCAG GttaaagtgacagaaaagaaGCCAGGCCATGAAGAGCTTTCTAAGCTTTCTGAGAGACAGTGGTTTGGAGAAAAAGCTCTGTGGGG AGAGGATGTTCGGGCTGTGAATGTGATTGCTGCCGGTGAAGTTACATGTTTGTTAATAGACAGAGA GACCTTCAAAGATATCATCAGTGGGTTGGTATTTGACAGTGGTAATGAGGTTCTGCAAAACACTGAATCCAAAGTCGA GTCAGACAAGGATGCTGCACTCCTCTCATCTTCCACCTTAAGTGATTTCCAGATTATTTGCACTCTGGGAGTTGGGGAGTTGGGTCACGTAGACTTG GTGCAGCTAAAGAGCAATGTCAAGTGTCTCTCTGCCATGAGGGTCCTTAAGAAGAAGCTGATTCTCAACAACGGTCAACGAGAGCACATACTGAGAGAGCAACGCATCCTAATGGAGGCTCATTGTCCGTTCATAGTCAG GCTACACAAAACCTTTAGAGATGCAGAGTGCCTCTACATGTTGACAGAGGCTTGTCTTTGTGGTGATCTTTGCAGTCTACTTGGAGATAA AGGCTGTTTGGACGAATGCAGCACCAGGTTCTACACTGCTTGTGTTGTTGAGGCCCTGAGCTTTCTTCACTATCGAGGTGTCGTCTATAGAGACGTCAAGCCTGAAAACGTTGTCCTGGACGAGCATGGTTACGCCAAACTG ATTGGCTTCAGGTGTGCAAAGAAGATTGAAGTGGGTAAGAAAACTTGGACGTTCTGTGGTACTCCAGGCTATATGGCCCCTGAAATCATCCTGAACAAAGGCCACAATATATCCGCAGACCTCTGGTCACtgggtgtttttgtgtttgaacTTCTGAGCGGCGA aCTTCCATTCAGTGGCTTTGACCCAATGAAGATTCTCACTGCGACCATTCGTGGCATCGATCAGATTGACTTCCCAAAAACCATCAGCAAAAGTGCCTCCAGCCTCATAAAGAAACTGTGCAG GAGCAATCCCTCGGAGAGATTGGGCAGTCAGAGAAACGGGGCCAAGAACATTCAGAAGCACAA ATGGTTCGAAGGATTCAACTGGGAAGGGCTTTGTAAAGGAACTTTAAGCCCACCACTCATTCTCAAA GTTAAACATCTTTTGGACAGCAGTACATACAGTCATTATACTGGAGACTCAGCTGAGCCGTGCACAGACTGGGATGATTTCTGA
- the prkg1l gene encoding cGMP-dependent protein kinase 1 isoform X7: MINVHHSTYYSQASEIPQRPSDPIGIQSMHFSLQPPLSWSCDCLLSVPSPGQPRAREEHPLLHLGGYKGDLHLACRQTGTNLLRTNEKDAAYISIFCVTDTTWCLEVMGTLRDLQFALQLKIEELRQRDTLIDELELELDTKDELIRRLQEELDRYRATVSLTGPSAVGGACSAQGEDNQRAKRETVISEPFTLDPVTLAMVFHRSCDKSQESRKLIQAAFLKNDLLKNLDEGEIRAIIACMYSTTIHQGCYVIQEGTNGAQAYVVEEGRLEMTKDGLKVLTVEPEDMFGEVALLYNCTYTYSVAAQTDSKLWVIDRKSYQTILTQSGLNSLSYSMELLSSVPCLQSLPEDVIMKMSDLLEETHYTEGDYIIRQGAMGDTFYIISKGQVKVTEKKPGHEELSKLSERQWFGEKALWGLHKTFRDAECLYMLTEACLCGDLCSLLGDKGCLDECSTRFYTACVVEALSFLHYRGVVYRDVKPENVVLDEHGYAKLIGFRCAKKIEVGKKTWTFCGTPGYMAPEIILNKGHNISADLWSLGVFVFELLSGELPFSGFDPMKILTATIRGIDQIDFPKTISKSASSLIKKLCRSNPSERLGSQRNGAKNIQKHKWFEGFNWEGLCKGTLSPPLILKVKHLLDSSTYSHYTGDSAEPCTDWDDF; the protein is encoded by the exons ATGATTAATGTTCACCACTCAACTTACTATTCCCAAGCCTCTGAAATACCCCAAAGACCCTCTGACCCAATTGGGATCCAGTCCATGCATTTCTCATTACAGCCACCACTGTCTTGGTCATGTGATTGCCTGCTGTCTGTGCCCAGCCCCGGCCAGCCCCGAGCAAGAGAGGAGCATCCTCTCCTTCACTTGGGTGGGTATAAAGGAGATCTGCACCTTGCATGCCGCCAAACAGGGACAAACCTATTGAGGACAAATGAGAAAGACGCTGCATATATATCTATATTCTGTG TAACAGATACCACCTGGTGTTTGGAGGTAATGGGTACGCTTCGGGACCTCCAATTTGCCCTGCAACTAAAGATTGAGGAGCTTCGCCAGAGGGACACACTAATAGATGAGTTAGAGCTGGAGTTGGATaccaaggatgaactgattcgGAGACTGCAGGAAGAACTGGATCGCTACAGAGCCACTGTCTCCCTCACAGGTCCCTCTGCAGTTGGTGGTG CTTGCTCCGCTCAAGGTGAGGACAACCAGAGAGCCAAAAGGGAGACCGTCATTTCTGAGCCCTTCACTCTGGACCCGGTGACTCTTGCCATGGTTTTCCACCGGAGCTGTGACAAAAGCCAGGA GTCTCGGAAGCTGATTCAGGCAGCGTTTCTGAagaatgacttgttgaaaaaccTCGATGAAGGAGAAATCAGAGCCATCATCGCCTGTATGTATTCCACCACCATCCATCAAGGCTGTTATGTCATTCAGGAGGGGACCAACGGGGCTCAGGCTTATGTTGTGGAAG AAGGgaggctggaaatgacaaaagacGGACTGAAGGTGCTCACAGTTGAACCAGAAGACATGTTTGGAGAGGTGGCACTCCTCTACAACTGCACCTATACCTACTCTGTCGCAG CACAAACGGACAGCAAGCTGTGGGTTATTGACCGCAAGAGTTACCAGACCATACTTACGCAGAGCGGTCTCAACAGCCTTTCTTATTCAATGGAGCTGCTTAGCAG cGTTCCCTGTCTGCAGTCGTTGCCAGAGGATGTCATCATGAAAATGTCTGATCTCCTGGAAGAG ACACACTACACTGAAGGTGACTACATCATTCGACAAGGAGCTATGGGAGACACCTTTTATATCATTAGCAAAGGCCAG GttaaagtgacagaaaagaaGCCAGGCCATGAAGAGCTTTCTAAGCTTTCTGAGAGACAGTGGTTTGGAGAAAAAGCTCTGTGGGG GCTACACAAAACCTTTAGAGATGCAGAGTGCCTCTACATGTTGACAGAGGCTTGTCTTTGTGGTGATCTTTGCAGTCTACTTGGAGATAA AGGCTGTTTGGACGAATGCAGCACCAGGTTCTACACTGCTTGTGTTGTTGAGGCCCTGAGCTTTCTTCACTATCGAGGTGTCGTCTATAGAGACGTCAAGCCTGAAAACGTTGTCCTGGACGAGCATGGTTACGCCAAACTG ATTGGCTTCAGGTGTGCAAAGAAGATTGAAGTGGGTAAGAAAACTTGGACGTTCTGTGGTACTCCAGGCTATATGGCCCCTGAAATCATCCTGAACAAAGGCCACAATATATCCGCAGACCTCTGGTCACtgggtgtttttgtgtttgaacTTCTGAGCGGCGA aCTTCCATTCAGTGGCTTTGACCCAATGAAGATTCTCACTGCGACCATTCGTGGCATCGATCAGATTGACTTCCCAAAAACCATCAGCAAAAGTGCCTCCAGCCTCATAAAGAAACTGTGCAG GAGCAATCCCTCGGAGAGATTGGGCAGTCAGAGAAACGGGGCCAAGAACATTCAGAAGCACAA ATGGTTCGAAGGATTCAACTGGGAAGGGCTTTGTAAAGGAACTTTAAGCCCACCACTCATTCTCAAA GTTAAACATCTTTTGGACAGCAGTACATACAGTCATTATACTGGAGACTCAGCTGAGCCGTGCACAGACTGGGATGATTTCTGA
- the prkg1l gene encoding cGMP-dependent protein kinase 1 isoform X2 yields MINVHHSTYYSQASEIPQRPSDPIGIQSMHFSLQPPLSWSCDCLLSVPSPGQPRAREEHPLLHLGGYKGDLHLACRQTGTNLLRTNEKDAAYISIFCVTDTTWCLEVMGTLRDLQFALQLKIEELRQRDTLIDELELELDTKDELIRRLQEELDRYRATVSLTACSAQGEDNQRAKRETVISEPFTLDPVTLAMVFHRSCDKSQESRKLIQAAFLKNDLLKNLDEGEIRAIIACMYSTTIHQGCYVIQEGTNGAQAYVVEEGRLEMTKDGLKVLTVEPEDMFGEVALLYNCTYTYSVAAQTDSKLWVIDRKSYQTILTQSGLNSLSYSMELLSSVPCLQSLPEDVIMKMSDLLEETHYTEGDYIIRQGAMGDTFYIISKGQVKVTEKKPGHEELSKLSERQWFGEKALWGEDVRAVNVIAAGEVTCLLIDRETFKDIISGLVFDSGNEVLQNTESKVESDKDAALLSSSTLSDFQIICTLGVGELGHVDLVQLKSNVKCLSAMRVLKKKLILNNGQREHILREQRILMEAHCPFIVRLHKTFRDAECLYMLTEACLCGDLCSLLGDKGCLDECSTRFYTACVVEALSFLHYRGVVYRDVKPENVVLDEHGYAKLIGFRCAKKIEVGKKTWTFCGTPGYMAPEIILNKGHNISADLWSLGVFVFELLSGELPFSGFDPMKILTATIRGIDQIDFPKTISKSASSLIKKLCRSNPSERLGSQRNGAKNIQKHKWFEGFNWEGLCKGTLSPPLILKVKHLLDSSTYSHYTGDSAEPCTDWDDF; encoded by the exons ATGATTAATGTTCACCACTCAACTTACTATTCCCAAGCCTCTGAAATACCCCAAAGACCCTCTGACCCAATTGGGATCCAGTCCATGCATTTCTCATTACAGCCACCACTGTCTTGGTCATGTGATTGCCTGCTGTCTGTGCCCAGCCCCGGCCAGCCCCGAGCAAGAGAGGAGCATCCTCTCCTTCACTTGGGTGGGTATAAAGGAGATCTGCACCTTGCATGCCGCCAAACAGGGACAAACCTATTGAGGACAAATGAGAAAGACGCTGCATATATATCTATATTCTGTG TAACAGATACCACCTGGTGTTTGGAGGTAATGGGTACGCTTCGGGACCTCCAATTTGCCCTGCAACTAAAGATTGAGGAGCTTCGCCAGAGGGACACACTAATAGATGAGTTAGAGCTGGAGTTGGATaccaaggatgaactgattcgGAGACTGCAGGAAGAACTGGATCGCTACAGAGCCACTGTCTCCCTCACAG CTTGCTCCGCTCAAGGTGAGGACAACCAGAGAGCCAAAAGGGAGACCGTCATTTCTGAGCCCTTCACTCTGGACCCGGTGACTCTTGCCATGGTTTTCCACCGGAGCTGTGACAAAAGCCAGGA GTCTCGGAAGCTGATTCAGGCAGCGTTTCTGAagaatgacttgttgaaaaaccTCGATGAAGGAGAAATCAGAGCCATCATCGCCTGTATGTATTCCACCACCATCCATCAAGGCTGTTATGTCATTCAGGAGGGGACCAACGGGGCTCAGGCTTATGTTGTGGAAG AAGGgaggctggaaatgacaaaagacGGACTGAAGGTGCTCACAGTTGAACCAGAAGACATGTTTGGAGAGGTGGCACTCCTCTACAACTGCACCTATACCTACTCTGTCGCAG CACAAACGGACAGCAAGCTGTGGGTTATTGACCGCAAGAGTTACCAGACCATACTTACGCAGAGCGGTCTCAACAGCCTTTCTTATTCAATGGAGCTGCTTAGCAG cGTTCCCTGTCTGCAGTCGTTGCCAGAGGATGTCATCATGAAAATGTCTGATCTCCTGGAAGAG ACACACTACACTGAAGGTGACTACATCATTCGACAAGGAGCTATGGGAGACACCTTTTATATCATTAGCAAAGGCCAG GttaaagtgacagaaaagaaGCCAGGCCATGAAGAGCTTTCTAAGCTTTCTGAGAGACAGTGGTTTGGAGAAAAAGCTCTGTGGGG AGAGGATGTTCGGGCTGTGAATGTGATTGCTGCCGGTGAAGTTACATGTTTGTTAATAGACAGAGA GACCTTCAAAGATATCATCAGTGGGTTGGTATTTGACAGTGGTAATGAGGTTCTGCAAAACACTGAATCCAAAGTCGA GTCAGACAAGGATGCTGCACTCCTCTCATCTTCCACCTTAAGTGATTTCCAGATTATTTGCACTCTGGGAGTTGGGGAGTTGGGTCACGTAGACTTG GTGCAGCTAAAGAGCAATGTCAAGTGTCTCTCTGCCATGAGGGTCCTTAAGAAGAAGCTGATTCTCAACAACGGTCAACGAGAGCACATACTGAGAGAGCAACGCATCCTAATGGAGGCTCATTGTCCGTTCATAGTCAG GCTACACAAAACCTTTAGAGATGCAGAGTGCCTCTACATGTTGACAGAGGCTTGTCTTTGTGGTGATCTTTGCAGTCTACTTGGAGATAA AGGCTGTTTGGACGAATGCAGCACCAGGTTCTACACTGCTTGTGTTGTTGAGGCCCTGAGCTTTCTTCACTATCGAGGTGTCGTCTATAGAGACGTCAAGCCTGAAAACGTTGTCCTGGACGAGCATGGTTACGCCAAACTG ATTGGCTTCAGGTGTGCAAAGAAGATTGAAGTGGGTAAGAAAACTTGGACGTTCTGTGGTACTCCAGGCTATATGGCCCCTGAAATCATCCTGAACAAAGGCCACAATATATCCGCAGACCTCTGGTCACtgggtgtttttgtgtttgaacTTCTGAGCGGCGA aCTTCCATTCAGTGGCTTTGACCCAATGAAGATTCTCACTGCGACCATTCGTGGCATCGATCAGATTGACTTCCCAAAAACCATCAGCAAAAGTGCCTCCAGCCTCATAAAGAAACTGTGCAG GAGCAATCCCTCGGAGAGATTGGGCAGTCAGAGAAACGGGGCCAAGAACATTCAGAAGCACAA ATGGTTCGAAGGATTCAACTGGGAAGGGCTTTGTAAAGGAACTTTAAGCCCACCACTCATTCTCAAA GTTAAACATCTTTTGGACAGCAGTACATACAGTCATTATACTGGAGACTCAGCTGAGCCGTGCACAGACTGGGATGATTTCTGA